The Nocardioides ochotonae genome segment CGAGTGGGGCCACGCCTACACCGAGTACACCTCGGGCCTGATCTACCAGTGGCAGGCCGGCGCGATGAACGAGTCGTTCTCCGACATCTGGGGCGAGACCGTCGACCAGCTCAACGACCGCTTCAACGAGACGCCCAACAGCCGCCGTGCCGACGGGCAGTGCTCGGCCTACACGCGGGGCCCGATCGAGATGACGATCAACTCCCCCGCCGACATCGCCGGCCCCTGTGACGCCGCCCCGGCCTCGTTCGGCCCGGTCTTCAGCGCGCCGCTGACCACCGACGTCGTGGTCGCCACCGACGACGCCACCGACGGCACCACCGCCACCGACGGCTGCACGGCGTTCACCAACGCCGGCGCGGTCGCCGGCAAGTTCGCCTACGTCGACCGCGGCACCTGCTCGTTCGCGATCAAGGCGGCCAACGCCGAGGACGCGGGCGCCACCGGCATCGTGGTCGGCAACAACGACCCGGGCGGCGCACCCATCTCGATGTCCGGAAGCGCCGACATCTACGGCCTGATGGTCCGCACCGCCGACGGCGCGAAGATCAAGGCCGCGAACGGGCCGGTCAACATCACCGTCGGCCCGGCCGGCGAGGACGAGACCGACAACTCCTACCGCTGGCTCTCCGGCGAGGGCGACCCGGCCTTCGGCGGCGCGATCCGCGACATGTGGAACCCGAACTGCTACGGCGACCCGGGCAAGGTCTCCGACGCCCAGTACCACTGCAGCACCGACGACGCCGGCGGCGTGCACAGCAACTCCGGTGTCCCCAACCACGCCTTCGCCCTGCTGGTCGACGGTGGCACCTTCAACGACGTCACGGTGCCCGGCATCGGGCTGACCAAGGCCGCGCACCTCTTCTGGCGCACCCAGGCCAACTACCTGACGCCCACGTCGGACTTCACCGACCTCGCCGACGGGCTGGCAGCCTCCTGCACCGACCTCACCGGCCGCGGTCTCAACGCGCTCTCGACCGACGCCCGCGACCAGCGGGCCTCGGACGAGGTAATCAGCGCAGCCGACTGCGCCGCGGTCACGGCGGCCGCCGCTGCCGTCGAGCTCGACCAGGAGCCCACGCAGTGCGACTTCAAGCCGCTGCTCGACTCCAACGCCCCCGAGCTCGAGTGCGGGGACGGTCTGGAGACCGAGGTCGTGTGGTCCGAGGACTTCGAGGACGGCCTGGCCGGCTGGACCCAGGACGAGGAGCTCACCTTCGACGGCTACGGGTATGAGTGGACCACCGTGGCCGACGCGCCGGGCGGGCACACCTCGCAGGTCGCCTTCGCACCCGACCCCGCCGACGAGGGGAGCTGCGCCGGCGACGCCGAAGACGTCTCCAGCCGCAACGGGCTGATCAGCCCGGTCCTCACGCTGCCCAGGGGCACCTCGCCGCGGATGACGTTCGACCACTACGTCTCCACCGAGGCGTCGTGGGACGGCGGCAACGTGAAGGTCAGCGTCAACGGCGGCGACTTCGAGCTGCTGCCCGAGGAGGCCTTCCTCTTCAACGCCCCGAACGCCGCCTTGGCGACGGCGGCCGAGGGCAACACCAGCCCGATGGCCGGTGAGCCTGCCTGGACCGGCACCGACGGCGGCGAGATCCGCGGCAGCTGGGGCCAGACCCAGGTCGACCTCAGCACCATCGGCAAGGCCGGCGACACGCTGCAGTTCCGCTTCGACATGGGTCGCGACGGCTGCAACGGCATCGACGGCTGGTACGTCGACGACATCCAGGTCGTCGTCTGCTCCGACGGCACCGTCGCGCCGCCGGCTGCGGTGCGCTCCACCACCACCGCGACCGCGAAGCCGGCCAAGGTGACCCGCGGCGGCTCCTTCCAGGCCGTCGTCAAGGTCAAGGCCGCGGGCACGACCCCGGCCGGGACCGTCCAGCTGCTGAAGGCGGGCAAGAACGTCGCCCGTGGCACGCTCGGCGCCAACGGCACGGTCACGATCAAGGTGAAGGCAGGCGGGCCGCGGTTCAAGCCCGGCACGCACACCCTGGCCGCGAAGTACCTCGGCAGCGACACCGTCAACGGCAGCCGGACCACCTTCAAGATCCGGGTGGTCGCCAAGAAGAAGTAGCGCGGGTGGCGGCACCGGTCTCGCGGTCGGTGCCGCCACTCCCCCGCTGACTCCCCGCACGACGAAACGGGCCCCGCCGGACGATGTCCGGCGGGGCCCGTTCCTTTCGTGCGGAGGCTCAGGCCTCGATGACCACCGGGATGATCATCGGCCGGCGGCGGTGGGCGTTGCTGACCCAGCGCCCGATCGTGCGGCGCACGGTCTGCTGCAGCTGGTAGGTGTCGGTGTTGCCGTCGGCGATCGCGCGGTCAATCGCGTCGATGATCGGCTGCTTGATGTCCTCGAAGTCGGCGTCGGAGAAGGTGTTGCCACGTGCGTGGATCTCCGGGCCGGAGGCCACCTTGCCGCTGACCGAGTCGACCACGACGATGACCGAGACGAAGCCCTCCTCGCCGAGGATCCGGCGGTCCTTGAGGTCGGACTCGGTGATGTCGCCGACCGAGGAGCCGTCGACGAAGACGTAGCCGCAGTCGACCTTGCCGGTGACCCGGGCGACCCCGTCGA includes the following:
- a CDS encoding M4 family metallopeptidase: MSLALVAAGLAAAPGLHASAAGPAPRTTAADDSLVAKMRNVAEGKVSLTREDATGAVGFVRATDLLPSVEGGSRKGSVDKASAYLDRYSDAFGAPRAQLVQSGVTADEHGWTVDYVQRYRGVEVFGSRLRAHLDREGDLTAVNGFVAPDLDISTSPRLTAAQAGERAVATVKADPPEGARPGGLEAAASDLVIYRLGAIKGEAGDAVLAYEVEVTNERDVRETVIVDAASGKPVNRWSMIHSLERELYEASVNNGGTPDDAADDTVKLDRVWREGNPRTGLTSSQLDLVDGTGDAYWFFYNAFGRDSYDDRGAIMRTVNNDPRISCPNANWNGVTTNYCNGVTSDDTVAHEWGHAYTEYTSGLIYQWQAGAMNESFSDIWGETVDQLNDRFNETPNSRRADGQCSAYTRGPIEMTINSPADIAGPCDAAPASFGPVFSAPLTTDVVVATDDATDGTTATDGCTAFTNAGAVAGKFAYVDRGTCSFAIKAANAEDAGATGIVVGNNDPGGAPISMSGSADIYGLMVRTADGAKIKAANGPVNITVGPAGEDETDNSYRWLSGEGDPAFGGAIRDMWNPNCYGDPGKVSDAQYHCSTDDAGGVHSNSGVPNHAFALLVDGGTFNDVTVPGIGLTKAAHLFWRTQANYLTPTSDFTDLADGLAASCTDLTGRGLNALSTDARDQRASDEVISAADCAAVTAAAAAVELDQEPTQCDFKPLLDSNAPELECGDGLETEVVWSEDFEDGLAGWTQDEELTFDGYGYEWTTVADAPGGHTSQVAFAPDPADEGSCAGDAEDVSSRNGLISPVLTLPRGTSPRMTFDHYVSTEASWDGGNVKVSVNGGDFELLPEEAFLFNAPNAALATAAEGNTSPMAGEPAWTGTDGGEIRGSWGQTQVDLSTIGKAGDTLQFRFDMGRDGCNGIDGWYVDDIQVVVCSDGTVAPPAAVRSTTTATAKPAKVTRGGSFQAVVKVKAAGTTPAGTVQLLKAGKNVARGTLGANGTVTIKVKAGGPRFKPGTHTLAAKYLGSDTVNGSRTTFKIRVVAKKK